A stretch of Methanosphaerula palustris E1-9c DNA encodes these proteins:
- a CDS encoding histidine kinase N-terminal 7TM domain-containing protein gives MITGYSVFLFAAATVTGLLAAYTGWYRRREISSATGILLLLIAITLYIGGAGMELASSDLAEILFWVKVEYLGIASIPSLLLIGMFGYVNRTRHLSLPLLALLSVIPVITCALVLTQSPLFYQTVGIDTSAPFPRLVFTPGPGYYLNACYQIIALFTGTILLVRAYRRSTQPLYRKQIQILGIGITAPFIASILYISGLSPIPHLDLAPFALVITATAFTIGIFSYQLFDLVPIAHSVILQKIPVGVMVVDDLERVTEVNPAAEAALGLGTGEGIGQPVALLTERFPELAGIIRDARPGIKKEVRYGDRHYTFEVVRLGEEGDRPAGSVLLIRDISPWRLAEEELLRRTDELKVANQQLALISAITRHDISNQLVVIDGYLDLLLEDGMPADQAKTVEQVLDATDRVREMVTFMRDYQAIGTSAPVWTDLRNLPERAATEVALRGVQINNLLPAIEVLADPLIEKVLATLFENAIRHGKTVTQILLSARTDQAGLTIVCEDDGAGVNEDKKERIFERGYGSNTGLGLFLAREILAITGMTITETGIPGVGARFEIQVPPGRYRTLDQAKKDHKEEQEQMLPSGAGSDGPDTPA, from the coding sequence ATGATCACCGGCTACTCAGTCTTCCTCTTCGCGGCAGCCACCGTCACGGGCCTTCTCGCCGCCTATACTGGATGGTACCGCCGTCGGGAGATCAGCAGTGCCACCGGGATCCTCTTGCTCCTCATCGCAATTACCCTGTACATCGGGGGAGCCGGAATGGAACTAGCCAGTAGTGATCTAGCCGAGATCCTCTTCTGGGTTAAGGTTGAGTATCTAGGGATCGCATCGATCCCGTCCCTGCTGTTGATCGGGATGTTCGGATACGTCAACCGGACCCGGCACCTCTCCCTTCCACTCCTCGCCCTCCTCTCGGTCATCCCGGTGATCACCTGCGCCCTGGTATTGACCCAGAGCCCCCTCTTCTACCAGACGGTCGGCATCGATACCTCAGCACCGTTTCCACGGCTGGTCTTCACCCCGGGACCGGGGTATTATCTCAACGCATGTTATCAGATTATTGCGCTGTTTACTGGAACGATACTGCTCGTGCGGGCTTACCGCAGAAGCACCCAACCACTGTACAGAAAGCAGATTCAGATCCTAGGGATCGGCATAACCGCTCCATTCATCGCCTCCATCCTGTACATCTCAGGGCTCTCCCCGATCCCGCACCTGGACCTAGCCCCATTCGCCCTCGTCATCACTGCAACGGCGTTCACCATCGGGATCTTCTCATACCAGCTCTTCGACCTGGTCCCAATCGCCCACTCGGTCATCCTCCAGAAGATTCCGGTCGGGGTGATGGTCGTCGACGACCTGGAACGAGTCACCGAGGTGAACCCGGCCGCTGAAGCGGCGCTCGGCCTCGGAACTGGGGAAGGGATTGGTCAGCCAGTTGCATTGCTGACCGAGCGGTTCCCGGAGTTGGCCGGGATCATCAGGGACGCCCGTCCCGGGATTAAGAAGGAGGTCCGGTATGGGGATCGGCATTACACCTTCGAGGTGGTCCGCCTCGGAGAAGAGGGGGATCGGCCCGCGGGATCGGTGCTGCTCATCCGGGATATCAGTCCCTGGCGACTAGCCGAAGAGGAACTCCTTCGACGGACCGACGAACTTAAGGTGGCCAACCAGCAACTGGCGCTCATATCAGCGATCACCAGGCACGACATCAGTAACCAGCTGGTAGTGATCGACGGGTACTTGGACCTGCTCCTCGAGGACGGGATGCCGGCAGACCAGGCCAAGACAGTGGAACAGGTCCTGGACGCCACCGATCGGGTCAGAGAGATGGTCACCTTCATGCGCGACTACCAGGCGATCGGCACTTCAGCCCCGGTCTGGACTGATCTTCGGAACCTCCCCGAGAGAGCGGCGACAGAGGTGGCTCTCAGGGGGGTGCAGATCAACAATCTCCTCCCTGCCATCGAGGTGCTCGCCGACCCGCTGATCGAGAAGGTGCTCGCCACCCTCTTTGAGAATGCGATCCGGCATGGGAAGACGGTGACGCAGATCCTCCTCTCCGCCAGGACCGATCAGGCCGGCCTCACGATCGTCTGCGAGGACGACGGGGCTGGGGTGAATGAAGACAAAAAGGAGCGAATCTTTGAACGTGGATACGGCAGCAACACCGGCCTCGGCCTCTTCCTGGCCCGCGAGATCCTCGCGATCACCGGGATGACGATCACAGAGACTGGGATCCCCGGCGTCGGGGCACGGTTCGAGATCCAGGTCCCCCCCGGACGGTACAGAACCCTGGATCAAGCAAAAAAAGACCATAAAGAGGAGCAAGAGCAAATGCTGCCCTCCGGCGCCGGGTCAGATGGTCCAGACACCCCTGCCTGA
- a CDS encoding PAS domain S-box protein, protein MEGKTLITVLLVDDEQDLLDIGKRSLEKTGDYSVQSATSAEEALEQIGIDPPDVVVADYMMQGADGIELLHEVRRAYPGLPFIIFTGRGTEEIVAEAYEAGADFYIQKKDMARVQFAELAEKITRALQQRRGEERMTRLGRLNTVLQSTNHALIRIHDQVQLLSASCRIAVEDGGFIQAWAGITDPVTGMVVPVASAGHVAGYLDRIAISVDDIPAGRGPTGTAIRERRPVLINDIASDLRMEPWREEALARGYQSSASFPLIAEDGMIGALIFYAAVPDFFDGQEVRLLSELTADISFGLSTIKSELERSKAETLLRESEARYRALATHFPNGGVFLFDHDLRFMLADGKDLPATGLSTEEMIGRTVDEVFSGETLENIRPYYLEALNGRESTFEMEYMGEVLEVHTLPVRDDKGVATGGMAMAQVITGRKQAEEHLLGLNQRLTQIIEFLPDATFVIDTDQQVIAWNRAMTELTGVDESQILGNRDHVYASPFYGEDRLMLIDLVAGGRKGERPPFTRFEEQGDRLIGEAVAPAIRQGRGGFLWGIASPLYDRTGRVVGAIESIRDITDRKEQERALRENEERYRSLFDNNPAAMMLIKPTTLEIVDANPAALKFYGYTHERMTHLHTTDITDMIPLPEQDPRTTIERAEVRTHYARHRLADGMVREVELYSGPLIIHGEQLLYTIVHDITDRIQAEKALAESEEKFRTLFNSTSDLIFLIQADPVEHPMMTEVNRATCARLGYSREELLAIPFEEVLASNSEQIRTLQTELRYYGYISLESTLVGRTGSRVPVEINVVLIELQGTQVGLAVARDITERRELQQLERAALEQIQENLAQMAALNDEIRNPLAVIVGLADLEEPAFAQKILVQVKSINDLVTRLDQGWVASEKVRGFLRKHYQIS, encoded by the coding sequence ATGGAGGGTAAAACGTTGATCACGGTGCTCCTCGTCGACGACGAGCAGGACCTGCTGGATATCGGAAAGAGGTCGCTTGAAAAGACCGGAGACTACAGTGTTCAGAGCGCGACCTCGGCAGAGGAAGCCCTGGAGCAGATTGGGATCGATCCCCCAGATGTGGTGGTCGCCGATTACATGATGCAGGGGGCTGACGGGATCGAACTCCTGCACGAGGTTCGGAGAGCATACCCCGGGCTGCCCTTCATCATCTTCACCGGCAGGGGAACAGAGGAGATCGTCGCAGAGGCCTATGAAGCCGGGGCCGACTTCTATATCCAGAAGAAAGACATGGCCAGGGTGCAGTTTGCAGAACTGGCAGAGAAGATCACTAGGGCCCTGCAGCAACGGCGCGGGGAGGAGCGAATGACCCGATTGGGTCGGCTCAATACCGTACTCCAATCGACCAACCACGCCCTGATCAGGATCCACGATCAGGTACAGCTCCTCTCTGCATCCTGTAGAATCGCAGTCGAGGATGGAGGGTTTATCCAGGCCTGGGCAGGGATCACCGATCCGGTAACCGGGATGGTGGTTCCGGTGGCCTCGGCCGGCCATGTCGCAGGCTACCTGGACAGGATAGCCATCTCCGTGGATGATATCCCCGCCGGTCGGGGGCCGACCGGAACAGCGATACGCGAGAGGCGGCCGGTGCTGATCAATGACATCGCATCCGATCTCAGAATGGAACCATGGCGGGAAGAGGCACTTGCCCGAGGATACCAATCCTCGGCGTCCTTTCCCCTGATAGCCGAAGATGGGATGATAGGGGCACTTATCTTTTATGCGGCGGTCCCGGACTTCTTCGATGGGCAGGAGGTGCGGCTCCTCTCCGAACTGACCGCAGACATCTCCTTCGGCCTCTCGACGATCAAGAGTGAGCTGGAGCGGAGCAAGGCCGAAACACTGCTGCGAGAAAGCGAGGCACGGTACCGGGCGCTTGCCACACACTTCCCGAACGGAGGGGTCTTCCTCTTTGACCATGACCTCCGATTTATGCTCGCAGACGGAAAGGACCTTCCCGCCACCGGGCTCTCGACCGAGGAGATGATCGGAAGGACAGTCGATGAGGTCTTCTCCGGGGAAACGCTCGAAAATATCCGTCCTTATTACCTCGAAGCGCTGAATGGAAGAGAGAGCACCTTCGAGATGGAGTATATGGGAGAGGTCCTTGAGGTACATACGCTCCCGGTGCGGGACGACAAGGGGGTGGCCACCGGGGGGATGGCGATGGCCCAGGTGATCACCGGCAGAAAGCAGGCCGAAGAACATCTTCTGGGATTAAACCAGCGCCTTACGCAGATCATCGAGTTTCTGCCCGACGCCACCTTTGTAATCGACACCGATCAGCAGGTGATCGCCTGGAACAGGGCAATGACCGAGCTGACCGGGGTCGACGAGTCACAGATCCTTGGAAACAGGGACCATGTCTATGCCAGTCCCTTTTATGGCGAGGACCGGTTGATGCTGATTGATCTGGTCGCTGGCGGGCGGAAAGGAGAACGACCACCCTTCACCCGGTTTGAAGAGCAGGGAGACCGCCTGATAGGCGAAGCGGTGGCCCCGGCGATCCGGCAGGGCCGGGGCGGCTTCCTCTGGGGGATCGCCTCGCCCCTCTATGATCGCACCGGCAGGGTGGTCGGGGCGATCGAATCGATCCGGGATATCACCGATCGGAAAGAGCAGGAACGGGCCCTTCGCGAGAACGAGGAACGGTACCGGTCGCTCTTCGACAATAACCCTGCGGCGATGATGTTGATAAAACCCACAACCCTGGAAATCGTCGACGCCAACCCGGCCGCCCTGAAGTTCTATGGTTACACTCACGAGAGGATGACGCACCTGCATACAACCGATATAACCGATATGATCCCCTTACCCGAACAGGATCCGCGAACCACGATCGAACGGGCAGAAGTACGGACCCATTATGCCCGCCATCGCCTCGCTGACGGTATGGTCAGGGAAGTTGAACTCTATTCAGGCCCGCTGATCATCCACGGAGAGCAGTTGCTGTACACGATCGTCCACGACATCACCGACCGGATCCAGGCCGAGAAAGCTCTGGCCGAGAGCGAGGAGAAGTTCCGGACCCTCTTCAACAGTACCAGCGACCTGATCTTCCTGATTCAGGCAGACCCGGTGGAGCACCCGATGATGACCGAGGTGAACCGGGCGACCTGTGCCCGGCTCGGGTATTCCCGGGAGGAACTGCTCGCCATACCCTTTGAAGAGGTGCTGGCCTCAAATTCAGAGCAGATCAGAACCCTGCAGACCGAACTTAGGTACTATGGGTACATCTCGCTCGAGTCGACGCTGGTCGGACGGACCGGGTCAAGGGTGCCGGTGGAGATCAATGTGGTACTGATCGAACTGCAGGGCACGCAGGTCGGACTCGCCGTGGCCAGAGACATCACAGAACGGCGTGAGTTGCAACAGCTCGAGAGGGCTGCACTCGAGCAGATCCAGGAAAATCTGGCACAGATGGCAGCGTTGAACGATGAGATCCGGAACCCCCTGGCGGTGATCGTCGGACTAGCCGACCTCGAAGAACCGGCATTTGCCCAGAAGATCCTCGTCCAGGTGAAATCGATCAATGATCTCGTCACCCGGCTCGATCAGGGGTGGGTCGCCTCAGAGAAGGTCCGCGGGTTTCTCAGGAAACATTACCAGATCTCATAG
- a CDS encoding V4R domain-containing protein translates to MSVKKQGEEGHTLAVALFSTEEGVRTVGGMIQMRILAMLKEEDLSFDQIVSRSGRAKSTVSVHLKGLVEGGVLTVRTDPVDRRKKIFSLASRHLGDLSSGDLHRSDLSTYLMGYAGADAPPPDFFRLLFQTLRVTLLADGINIDPLLFSSGLHVGEAIAPTVAGPDLATLLGNLAHFWEKHRLGRVEVISLDPITLYVYDCFECGDLPNIGRPACAFDAGLLSAVFSDYYHQTITAQETACYAMGDDHCCFVVPVPEIT, encoded by the coding sequence ATGTCAGTGAAGAAGCAAGGAGAGGAAGGTCATACACTCGCCGTCGCCCTCTTTTCGACGGAGGAGGGGGTTCGGACGGTCGGCGGTATGATCCAGATGCGGATCCTTGCGATGCTGAAGGAGGAGGACCTGAGTTTCGATCAGATCGTCTCCCGTTCAGGGCGAGCGAAGTCCACGGTCTCGGTCCATCTGAAGGGGCTGGTTGAAGGAGGGGTTCTCACGGTCAGGACTGATCCTGTCGACCGCCGGAAGAAGATCTTCTCGCTCGCCTCCCGCCATCTCGGGGATCTCTCCTCAGGAGATCTGCACCGGTCGGACCTGAGCACCTACCTGATGGGCTACGCCGGCGCTGATGCTCCCCCTCCCGATTTCTTTCGCCTGCTCTTTCAGACCCTCAGGGTCACCCTCCTCGCTGACGGGATCAACATCGATCCCCTCCTCTTCTCTTCTGGACTGCACGTCGGCGAGGCGATCGCCCCGACGGTCGCCGGCCCGGACCTTGCGACCCTGCTCGGGAACCTGGCCCATTTCTGGGAGAAGCATCGGCTCGGCCGGGTCGAGGTGATCTCGCTCGATCCGATAACCCTGTATGTGTACGACTGCTTTGAGTGTGGAGATCTTCCAAATATTGGTAGACCGGCCTGCGCCTTCGATGCCGGGCTGCTCAGCGCCGTCTTCTCTGATTATTATCACCAGACCATCACTGCGCAGGAGACGGCCTGTTATGCGATGGGCGACGATCACTGCTGCTTTGTGGTCCCGGTTCCGGAGATCACCTGA
- a CDS encoding FprA family A-type flavoprotein: protein MKATATELAPGVYWVGAIDWNLREYHGYTLPGTTYNAYLVVGTEKVALIDNTYPGFEKQLLARVSEIIDPAKIDLIVANHVEIDHSGGLPGMAKLIPGVPIYCTEAAVTGFGRHYDTTNWNFVQTKSGDSVNLGGKTLVFLEAPMLHWPDSMFTYLAEEKILFSNDAFGQHIASAARFDDEIGKDEALLHAKKFFANLLTPLAKKVLKKLDEVGTLGIEIKMIAPSHGVIWRSYVADLLGAYVNWSKGVSKDKVTIVFDTMHHSTDMMAQALAEGVMAEGVDVKVCILKDGKVEGTHRSNIASEILDSKAVLVGSPTLQDEVYPTVADFLSYLRGLRPGKLEHKKIGFAFGSHGGKGGAIHYITDSLRTAGIEVINEGFEVHYRPDGSELDRCFEMGQDIARRVKTL from the coding sequence ATGAAAGCCACAGCAACAGAACTGGCCCCCGGCGTCTACTGGGTCGGGGCAATCGACTGGAACCTCAGGGAATACCATGGATACACGCTGCCCGGCACCACCTACAACGCCTACCTGGTCGTCGGTACCGAGAAGGTTGCCCTGATCGACAACACCTATCCCGGGTTTGAGAAGCAGCTGCTCGCCCGGGTTAGCGAGATCATCGACCCGGCAAAGATCGATCTGATCGTAGCGAACCATGTGGAGATCGATCACTCCGGCGGACTGCCTGGCATGGCGAAACTGATCCCTGGCGTACCGATCTACTGCACCGAAGCTGCGGTGACCGGGTTCGGACGCCACTACGACACCACGAACTGGAACTTCGTCCAGACCAAGAGCGGGGACTCGGTGAATCTGGGCGGAAAGACGCTCGTCTTCCTCGAGGCGCCGATGCTCCACTGGCCCGATTCGATGTTCACCTACCTCGCCGAGGAGAAGATCCTCTTCTCAAATGATGCCTTCGGACAGCACATCGCATCAGCGGCCAGGTTCGACGACGAGATCGGGAAGGACGAGGCACTCCTCCATGCCAAGAAATTCTTTGCAAACCTGCTCACCCCACTCGCCAAGAAGGTGCTCAAAAAGCTCGACGAGGTAGGAACCCTCGGGATCGAGATAAAAATGATCGCCCCAAGCCACGGAGTGATTTGGCGGTCCTACGTCGCCGATCTCCTCGGGGCGTACGTGAACTGGTCGAAGGGTGTCTCCAAGGACAAGGTCACAATCGTCTTCGACACCATGCACCACTCCACCGACATGATGGCCCAGGCCCTGGCCGAGGGTGTCATGGCCGAAGGGGTCGACGTGAAGGTCTGCATCCTCAAGGACGGCAAGGTCGAGGGGACGCACAGATCCAATATCGCCTCTGAGATCTTGGACTCCAAGGCGGTGCTGGTCGGCTCCCCTACCCTGCAGGACGAGGTCTACCCAACCGTCGCCGACTTCCTCAGTTATCTGCGCGGACTGCGGCCTGGAAAACTTGAGCATAAGAAGATCGGGTTCGCCTTCGGTTCGCACGGCGGCAAGGGCGGGGCGATTCACTACATCACCGATTCATTGCGGACGGCAGGGATAGAAGTGATCAATGAAGGCTTCGAAGTGCACTATCGCCCCGATGGTTCTGAACTCGACCGTTGCTTTGAGATGGGCCAGGACATCGCACGTAGGGTCAAAACCCTCTAA
- a CDS encoding diacylglycerol/polyprenol kinase family protein: MREDLRQVLHLLIGLLIAALIRFFDPAVTTPLLVVGLLGGMVVADAVSRGFHLPLISWILAHAEREGTVPGQGTFFFVMSALTCLVLFGSTTAATGVLVLAVLDSVTALVGMNFGRHRVYLKKTAEGTGAGIVVTVGILIFLLPPPLAVLISVVAGLVELYAPVDDNLLIPVGVCLLISVL, encoded by the coding sequence ATGCGCGAGGACCTCCGCCAGGTGCTGCATCTTTTGATCGGCCTGCTGATCGCCGCACTGATCCGCTTCTTCGATCCCGCCGTGACGACTCCGCTGCTGGTGGTGGGGCTGCTCGGGGGAATGGTGGTTGCCGATGCGGTCAGCCGGGGCTTCCATCTCCCCCTGATCTCCTGGATCCTGGCCCATGCCGAGCGAGAAGGGACGGTCCCCGGGCAGGGCACCTTCTTCTTTGTGATGAGTGCGCTCACCTGTCTGGTCCTCTTCGGGAGTACGACAGCGGCGACCGGGGTACTGGTGCTGGCAGTGCTGGACAGCGTGACGGCCCTGGTCGGGATGAACTTCGGCCGGCATCGGGTCTACCTGAAGAAGACGGCTGAAGGGACCGGGGCCGGCATCGTGGTGACGGTCGGAATCCTCATCTTCCTTCTCCCCCCTCCTCTGGCCGTTCTGATCTCCGTCGTCGCAGGGTTGGTCGAACTCTATGCCCCGGTCGACGATAACCTGCTCATCCCGGTCGGGGTCTGTCTGCTTATATCGGTACTCTGA
- a CDS encoding response regulator, whose product MTMGLGERARVMEILLVEDNPADIRLTKEALKEADQKVNLNVVMNGVSALQFLRTSGSSPDHPRPDLIILDLNLPKKNGREVLADVKGDPELRTIPVVVLTTSTADEDILTSYHLHANCYVHKPMDLERFIEVILSIQSFWYWMVVRPAERIRDPW is encoded by the coding sequence ATGACCATGGGACTGGGAGAGAGAGCGAGGGTGATGGAGATCCTTCTGGTCGAGGATAACCCGGCTGATATCAGGTTGACGAAGGAGGCGCTAAAAGAGGCTGATCAGAAGGTGAACCTGAATGTGGTGATGAATGGGGTTTCAGCCCTGCAGTTCCTGCGTACCTCGGGCAGTTCTCCAGATCATCCCCGTCCAGATCTGATCATTCTCGATCTGAACTTGCCAAAGAAGAACGGGCGGGAGGTGCTCGCCGATGTGAAGGGTGACCCGGAACTCAGGACGATCCCTGTCGTGGTGTTGACCACCTCGACCGCTGATGAGGACATTTTGACCTCCTATCATCTGCATGCCAACTGTTATGTTCATAAACCGATGGATCTGGAGCGTTTCATCGAGGTGATCCTCTCGATCCAGTCGTTCTGGTACTGGATGGTGGTCCGTCCGGCCGAAAGGATCAGAGATCCCTGGTGA
- a CDS encoding phosphatase PAP2 family protein: MTSIAVLAGEILSNLLYLVLLLLPALYWCVDPALGLRVMLLTMVSGGLNIGLKILFQVPRLSWGSSLAGGGPGEQSYAFPSTHAEQTATAVGWLACTTRTLPAFAVAVVLIVIVGVARVLAGAHTPVQVVGGTLVGLALVAVMLVLDHPLAGWLGNLTMGGQILAAVGGSVLLLVLYPACLAAGGLWPVPGSLLSSLAGPLDPSAHLIWTGLFFGIATGAVLTAHHQGFPPAPTMRRMVIRYTWGITGVLLIGLTFQALAGHAIPPLSWMLVSLGAVVCGWWITAVVPAICRHGGR, encoded by the coding sequence GTGACAAGTATCGCCGTACTGGCCGGAGAGATCCTATCGAACCTGCTGTACCTGGTGCTGCTCCTGCTCCCTGCACTCTACTGGTGTGTCGATCCCGCCCTCGGGCTTCGGGTGATGCTTTTGACGATGGTGAGCGGCGGCTTGAACATCGGGCTGAAGATCCTCTTCCAGGTGCCCCGCCTCTCGTGGGGTTCCTCGCTAGCAGGGGGCGGACCTGGAGAACAGTCGTACGCCTTCCCCTCCACCCATGCCGAGCAGACCGCCACTGCTGTCGGCTGGCTTGCCTGCACGACCAGAACCCTGCCTGCGTTCGCTGTTGCCGTCGTCCTGATTGTGATCGTCGGGGTGGCCAGGGTGCTGGCGGGTGCACACACGCCTGTCCAGGTGGTCGGTGGGACGCTGGTCGGCCTAGCACTGGTGGCCGTGATGCTGGTCCTCGACCATCCGCTGGCCGGATGGCTCGGAAACCTGACGATGGGCGGACAGATCCTGGCGGCAGTTGGGGGATCGGTCCTCCTGCTTGTGCTCTACCCGGCCTGCCTGGCTGCCGGTGGACTCTGGCCTGTCCCGGGATCGCTCCTTTCGTCGTTGGCCGGGCCGCTCGATCCCTCGGCCCACCTGATCTGGACAGGGCTCTTCTTCGGCATCGCTACCGGGGCGGTCCTGACGGCGCACCACCAGGGATTCCCGCCGGCCCCGACAATGAGGAGAATGGTGATCAGGTACACCTGGGGGATCACCGGGGTCCTCCTGATCGGGCTCACCTTCCAGGCACTGGCAGGGCATGCTATCCCACCCCTCTCCTGGATGCTCGTCTCGCTGGGAGCCGTGGTCTGCGGGTGGTGGATCACTGCCGTGGTACCGGCCATCTGCCGACACGGCGGAAGGTGA
- a CDS encoding transposase — protein MDYTNDPYYGTVSSENEGYVIQSRLKKSTNEFYSYVTIYAITQDRQVTLAVYPVTQGTSKVAYIIRCLDAITTAGLRIQALYLDREFYARKVIDFLTTVQIPFIIPVRKHSRAMKQPLNRTRSRFGEYIMRGKPSLRLKIAINVKYANGKRVKHGVKNFEYVVHGISWDPQRIHKTYRSRFAIESSYRMRNLVKPRTSTRNPVIQYLFAIISFLIKNPWIAVLWTRFSPVKQGPGTIEIGTFRFDQFKLFVWEAVRVNLKVVIKIPALRNPV, from the coding sequence ATTGATTACACCAATGACCCGTATTATGGGACGGTTTCATCAGAAAACGAGGGATATGTCATTCAAAGTCGGCTCAAGAAATCAACAAACGAGTTCTATTCCTACGTTACGATTTATGCGATCACCCAGGACCGCCAGGTAACCCTGGCGGTCTACCCTGTGACACAGGGTACATCCAAGGTCGCGTATATCATCCGCTGTCTGGATGCAATCACGACAGCGGGTCTGAGGATCCAAGCACTCTATCTTGATCGGGAATTCTATGCACGAAAGGTAATCGACTTCCTGACAACCGTTCAGATCCCATTTATCATCCCGGTCCGAAAACACAGTCGAGCGATGAAACAACCCCTGAACAGAACAAGATCACGGTTTGGGGAGTATATTATGCGTGGAAAACCCTCGCTTCGTCTGAAGATTGCGATAAATGTGAAGTATGCAAACGGAAAAAGAGTGAAACATGGGGTCAAGAACTTTGAATATGTGGTACATGGCATATCCTGGGATCCCCAGCGGATTCATAAGACCTACCGATCTAGGTTTGCGATCGAGTCGTCATACCGGATGCGGAACCTTGTCAAACCCAGAACCTCAACCCGCAATCCGGTGATCCAATATCTCTTTGCTATTATCTCGTTTCTGATAAAAAATCCCTGGATAGCAGTGCTTTGGACACGATTCTCACCTGTGAAACAAGGTCCAGGAACCATTGAGATAGGCACGTTCAGATTTGATCAGTTCAAGTTGTTTGTCTGGGAGGCAGTAAGAGTAAACCTAAAGGTCGTGATAAAAATTCCTGCCCTCAGAAATCCAGTATAA